One stretch of Pseudoalteromonas shioyasakiensis DNA includes these proteins:
- a CDS encoding P-II family nitrogen regulator encodes MKMISAIIKPFKLDDVREALADLGIEGMTVVDVKGFGRQRGHTELYRGAEYQVDFIPKIKLEIATRSENCQRVVETITKIASTGKIGDGKIFVYDLDQIVRIRTGELDEEAI; translated from the coding sequence ATGAAAATGATTAGTGCAATAATAAAGCCATTCAAACTTGATGATGTACGTGAAGCATTGGCTGATTTAGGCATTGAGGGGATGACAGTTGTTGATGTAAAAGGCTTTGGTCGTCAACGCGGTCATACTGAACTATATCGTGGAGCTGAATACCAAGTCGATTTTATTCCAAAAATCAAACTTGAAATTGCAACTCGTAGCGAAAATTGTCAACGCGTAGTTGAAACCATCACAAAAATTGCTTCAACAGGCAAAATTGGTGACGGCAAAATTTTTGTTTACGACTTAGACCAAATCGTTCGTATTCGTACGGGCGAACTAGATGAAGAAGCAATTTAA
- a CDS encoding ammonium transporter: MENTIVELKFSLDTFYFLMSGVLVMWMAAGFAMLEAGLVRAKNTTEILTKNVALFSIACTMFLLVGYNIMYVDNAEGGFIPSFGALIGTQAADADHSLESDFFFQVVFVATAMSIVSGAVAERMKLWAFLVFTVVLTGFIYPIEGYWTWGAGFLSEMGFVDFAGSAIVHGAGAAAALAGVLFLGARKGKYGKNGEIYPIPGSNLPLATLGTLILWMGWFGFNGGSQLLVSDAENATAVGKIFLNTNAAAACGAIAALFVCKVLWGKADLTMVLNGALAGLVTITAEPASPTPLLACLLGLLGGSLVVFSIVALDKAKIDDPVGAISVHGVCGSLGIMLVPLSNSDATFVNQLIGLVCILGFVFIASSIVWAILKNTMGIRVTEEEELNGMDQHDCGIDAYPEFVSVRSN; encoded by the coding sequence ATGGAAAACACTATCGTAGAGTTGAAGTTCTCACTCGACACTTTTTACTTTTTAATGTCGGGTGTTTTAGTAATGTGGATGGCGGCTGGTTTCGCTATGCTGGAAGCAGGTTTAGTGCGTGCAAAAAATACAACAGAAATCCTAACTAAAAACGTTGCACTATTTTCTATTGCCTGCACTATGTTTTTATTAGTGGGTTACAACATCATGTATGTTGATAATGCAGAAGGCGGTTTCATTCCTTCATTTGGCGCATTAATTGGCACTCAAGCTGCTGATGCGGACCACTCTTTAGAGTCTGATTTCTTCTTCCAAGTTGTGTTCGTAGCAACGGCTATGTCAATCGTATCTGGCGCGGTGGCTGAGCGTATGAAGTTATGGGCATTCTTAGTTTTTACTGTTGTTTTAACTGGTTTTATCTACCCAATCGAAGGTTACTGGACTTGGGGCGCAGGCTTCTTATCTGAAATGGGCTTTGTTGATTTCGCTGGTTCTGCAATCGTTCATGGTGCAGGTGCTGCGGCAGCGCTAGCTGGTGTACTTTTCCTAGGTGCTCGTAAAGGTAAATACGGTAAAAACGGTGAAATCTATCCAATTCCTGGTTCTAACTTACCGTTAGCAACACTTGGCACACTAATCCTTTGGATGGGGTGGTTTGGTTTTAACGGTGGTTCACAACTACTTGTTTCTGACGCCGAAAATGCAACAGCAGTAGGTAAAATCTTCTTAAACACTAATGCAGCAGCAGCGTGCGGCGCTATTGCAGCACTATTCGTATGTAAAGTGTTATGGGGTAAAGCTGATTTAACTATGGTTCTAAATGGTGCATTAGCAGGTCTTGTAACAATTACTGCTGAGCCAGCATCACCAACTCCATTACTTGCTTGTTTACTTGGTCTATTAGGTGGCTCACTGGTTGTGTTTAGTATTGTTGCGCTTGATAAAGCAAAAATTGATGATCCAGTGGGTGCTATCTCTGTACATGGTGTGTGTGGTTCATTAGGTATCATGCTAGTACCACTTTCAAACTCAGATGCAACCTTTGTTAATCAATTAATTGGCTTAGTATGTATCTTAGGGTTTGTGTTCATCGCATCATCAATCGTGTGGGCAATTCTGAAAAATACCATGGGTATCCGTGTTACCGAAGAAGAAGAGTTGAACGGTATGGATCAACATGACTGTGGTATTGATGCTTACCCTGAGTTTGTATCAGTTCGCAGTAACTAA
- a CDS encoding YqaE/Pmp3 family membrane protein: protein MDNKLLLIIISLFLPPVAVFLKAGAGKDLVINIILCFIFFIPAVIHSLWLCTR, encoded by the coding sequence ATGGATAACAAACTCTTACTTATAATCATTTCACTATTTTTACCGCCTGTGGCAGTATTTTTAAAAGCAGGTGCAGGCAAAGACTTAGTGATTAACATTATTTTATGCTTCATCTTTTTTATACCAGCAGTGATCCACTCGCTATGGCTGTGTACACGCTAA